In one Triplophysa dalaica isolate WHDGS20190420 chromosome 9, ASM1584641v1, whole genome shotgun sequence genomic region, the following are encoded:
- the igsf10 gene encoding immunoglobulin superfamily member 10: MSFSNLPEFTTLTTEPASTYRRHTAIGLHTTPQSQTQRNTNAIPVNINMRLKAERGLRYTTKRPYMSVQPTVYDKTYKDCFECHTSSGVPLGKSDERRISSVTMFDQTEKQFYTLTPSSQNIDTGNSNSYDRSSRYDLSNTINRSSVEDIIYKPMIIGGKAASFTVLLNSDALLPCNVTGNPEPTISWRRFASTTGKMLKIRSKMGKFEVLKNGTLSIQRANIKDHGHYICFAENEHGSDKLVVTLSVLEYPTRILEPKVREVNVLSGKTVELECNTEGRPVPIVSWILPNHTEVRSRNTMHGRVAVSSKGILTIQNVSTFDCGNYKCFASNTGNTDTVTVRLQVVEEPPLILEEKQQLVKADVGQNLFLPCSSHGDPQPTTLWVLHDGTIIRPFRSSHPKISVFFNGTLHLRNVAITESGKYECVATSSTSSERRVVMLSVKRTETAPQIIQTSSLKTELLYGGRLQLNCSAIGNPKPHIIWRLPSKTLVDHSDRMGSRIKVQGNGTLVIESVNEMDSGDFMCFARSKAGDDVKLMRVSVIMKPARIESNVFSKKQVPYGHDLKVDCVAAGFPIPEISWGLPDGTLVNSAVQSDGAGEVRSKWYTVFNNGTLYFNKVEMGEEGNYTCYAENKLGKDKIHIHINVVTAVPRIQPPNRTYAKVRPGGNIRFDCKATGEPKPKVLWMLPSKDIIAASNERCLVHANGSLDIRNVKLADAGEYVCTARNAAGEENQVYKLDIDGNPPIINGFKQNRTVVKDIAVKYSRKLIDCKVEGHPPPKITWIMPDNIFLTAPYYGSRINVHSNGTLEIRNVRPSDRAEFICMAQNDGGEAVMLLQLEVTGMLKRPIFKNPFNERLVTQMGRTAVLNCSADGQPMPEITWMLPNKTRLGEERDNGSRYHLSKDGTLVIHHSRREDAGKYRCSAKNQAGYIEKLIVFEVFQKPYILTRPRGMIRCSSGEPLYLHCLTDGRKARISWIMPGGYALSRPQVSGRYHLMENGTLVIRRTTINDGGNYVCQAKNEAGVALLTVPVIIMAFAPRIITGPPPAVRGLTGVPVYLPCFAKGVPKPDIIWELPDHSVLTTTGNRTPEISHLLHPQGTLVIQNPTRADSGNYKCSAVNILGRDTKITDMTVI; encoded by the exons ATGTCTTTTTCTAATTTACCAGAATTCACCACTTTGACAACTGAACCAGCATCAACTTACAGAAGACATACAGCGATTGGATTACACACTACACCACAATCGCAAACGCAGAGGAACACCAATGCAATCCCAGTGAACATTAATATGAGGCTTAAAGCAGAAAGGGGTTTGAGATACACAACAAAAAGACCCTATATGAGTGTTCAGCCAACCGTATATGATAAAACATACAAGGACTGTTTTGAGTGTCATACCTCATCTGGTGTACCTCTGGGAAAATCAGACGAGAGAAGAATAAGTTCAGTCACAATGTTTGATCAAACTGAAAAACAATTCTACACCCTCACCCCTTCTTCACAAAATATTGATACAGGCAATTCAAATTCCTATGACCGCTCTTCCAGGTATGACTTATCTAATACTATAAATAGGTCATCTGTTGAGGATATTATTTACAAGCCAATGATTATTGGTGGAAAAGCTGCCAGTTTCACTGTTCTTTTAAACTCTGATGCCTTGCTTCCCTGCAATGTGACTGGCAATCCTGAACCCACAATCAGCTGGAGACGATTTGCATCTACCACAG GTAAGATGTTGAAAATCAGGAGCAAAATGGGTAAATTTGAAGTCTTGAAGAATGGAACATTGTCAATCCAAAGAGCAAACATTAAAGACCATGGGCATTACATATGTTTTGCAGAGAATGAGCATGGCTCTGATAAGCTTGTGGTTACATTGTCAGTTCTGGAATATCCCACCCGTATATTGGAACCAAAGGTGAGGGAAGTTAATGTTCTCTCTGGGAAAACTGTAGAATTGGAATGCAATACAGAGGGCAGACCAGTGCCAATTGTGTCATGGATTCTACCAAACCACACAGAAGTTAGGAGTCGAAACACTATGCATGGAAGAGTAGCAGTAAGCTCAAAGGGGATACTAACTATCCAAAATGTGTCAACTTTTGATTGTGGAAATTACAAGTGTTTTGCAAGTAATACGGGAAATACTGACACCGTCACTGTTCGTCTGCAAGTGGTGGAGGAACCCCCGCTAATACTGGAAGAGAAACAACAGCTGGTTAAAGCTGATGTTGGGCAGAATCTGTTTTTGCCCTGTTCAAGTCATGGTGACCCCCAACCTACCACACTCTGGGTCCTACATGATGGCACAATCATAAGGCCTTTTAGATCCTCACACCCAAAgatatctgttttttttaacgGTACACTTCACCTGAGGAATGTAGCAATAACTGAAAGTGGAAAATATGAATGTGTTGCAACCAGCAGCACATCATCAGAGCGGCGTGTGGTCATGCTATCTGTGAAGAGGACTGAAACTGCCCCTCAGATCATTCAAACATCATCACTAAAAACTGAACTGCTATACGGTGGTCGTCTTCAATTGAACTGCTCTGCAATTGGGAACCCAAAACCCCATATCATTTGGAGGCTTCCTTCCAAGACTCTTGTGGACCACTCAGATAG aatgGGAAGCCGCATAAAGGTCCAGGGGAACGGCACTCTCGTCATTGAATCAGTTAATGAGATGGATTCCGGGGACTTCATGTGCTTTGCACGCAGCAAAGCGGGGGATGATGTAAAGCTGATGAGGGTTTCTGTGATTATGAAGCCAGCTCGGATTGAATCAAACGTCTTTAGTAAGAAACAAGTGCCTTACGGCCATGACCTAAAAGTGGACTGTGTGGCAGCTGGTTTCCCCATCCCAGAGATATCTTGGGGGCTGCCCGATGGTACCTTGGTTAATAGTGCCGTGCAATCGGATGGAGCTGGAGAAGTTCGGTCCAAGTGGTACACCGTGTTTAATAATGGTACGCTGTACTTCAATAAAGTAGAAATGGGTGAGGAGGGCAATTATACCTGTTATGCAGAAAACAAACTGGGTAAGGACAAGATCCATATTCACATTAATGTGGTAACTGCGGTCCCTCGAATTCAACCCCCAAACCGTACCTATGCTAAGGTGAGGCCAGGTGGAAATATCCGCTTTGACTGTAAGGCTACAGGGGAGCCCAAGCCAAAGGTCCTGTGGATGCTGCCATCCAAAGATATAATTGCTGCATCTAATGAGCGATGCTTAGTGCACGCAAATGGGTCTCTTGATATACGCAATGTTAAACTGGCCGACGCTGGAGAGTATGTCTGCACGGCTCGTAACGCAGCAGGTGAGGAAAATCAAGTATATAAGCTGGACATTGATGGAAATCCACCTATCATCAATGGCTTTAAACAGAACAGAACTGTGGTGAAAGATATAGCAGTCAAGTACTCTAGAAAACTAATAGACTGCAAGGTTGAGGGACATCCTCCCCCAAAGATCACATGGATCATGCCGGACAATATATTTCTCACAGCACCATACTACGGAAGCCGGATTAACGTTCACAGCAACGGTACGCTAGAGATTCGTAACGTTCGGCCATCAGATAGAGCAGAGTTCATCTGTATGGCACAGAATGATGGAGGTGAGGCGGTCATGTTGCTTCAACTGGAGGTCACAGGTATGCTCAAGAGACCCATTTTTAAAAATCCTTTTAATGAGCGATTGGTGACTCAGATGGGAAGAACCGCCGTGCTGAACTGTTCTGCTGATGGGCAACCCATGCCAGAAATCACATGGATGCTACCCAATAAAACTAGGCTTGGTGAAGAACGTGATAACGGCTCAAGGTATCACCTGAGTAAGGACGGCACTCTCGTCATTCACCACTCCAGGAGAGAAGACGCAGGGAAATATCGTTGCTCTGCCAAAAACCAGGCGGGCTACATAGAGAAGCTGATCGTGTTTGAGGTGTTTCAAAAGCCTTACATTCTAACACGCCCTAGAGGGATGATTCGCTGTTCTTCTGGAGAGCCTCTCTACCTGCATTGCCTGACAGATGGACGTAAAGCCAGGATTTCCTGGATCATGCCAGGAGGTTACGCTCTTTCCCGTCCGCAAGTAAGCGGACGCTACCATTTAATGGAAAATGGAACACTTGTTATACGAAGGACAACCATTAATGATGGCGGCAACTATGTGTGTCAAGCGAAGAATGAAGCTGGTGTGGCACTTCTGACCGTGCCTGTTATAATCATGGCATTTGCACCCCGGATCATTACTGGACCTCCACCAGCTGTGAGAGGACTGACTGGAGTTCCTGTTTATCTTCCATGTTTTGCCAAAGGAGTTCCAAAGCCAGATATCATCTGGGAGCTTCCAGATCACTCCGTTCTTACCACCACAGGAAATAGAACGCCTGAAATCAGTCATCTGC